In the Ensifer adhaerens genome, one interval contains:
- a CDS encoding benzoate-CoA ligase family protein, with protein MLGPTSHVDTFTRDHLPPPEEWPEFLLEGFDYPDHLNAAVELTDAMVAKGFGDHTALIGNGRRRTYKELSDWTNRLAHALVENYGVKPGHRVLIRSANNPAMVACWLAATKAGAVIVNTMPMLRAGELAKIVDKAEVSLALCDTRLMEEMIVCAKDSRYLKQVVSFDGTANHDAELDRIALDKSVVFEAVHTGRDDVALLGFTSGTTGIPKATMHFHRDLLAIADGYAREVLGVTPDDIFVGSPPLAFTFGLGGLAIFPLRFGAAATLLEHATPANMVEIIEKYRATISFTAPTAYRAMMKAMDNGADLSSLRVAISAGETLPGPVFEEWTAKTGKPILDGIGATEMLHIFISNRFEDRKPASTGKPVGGYEARIVNDDMQEVPRGTIGRLAVRGPTGCRYMADSRQRDYVRDGWNLTGDAFYQDADDFFHFAARSDDMIITAGYNIAGPEVEAALISHPEVAECAVVGAPDTERGQIVEAYVVLISGVSADDATIKRLQDHVKATIAPYKYPRSVKFLDNLPKTATGKIQRFRLRSEN; from the coding sequence ATGCTTGGACCGACTTCGCACGTCGATACGTTCACACGCGACCACCTGCCGCCACCAGAAGAATGGCCGGAGTTCCTTCTCGAAGGCTTCGACTATCCGGACCATCTCAACGCCGCCGTCGAATTGACGGATGCCATGGTCGCCAAGGGTTTTGGCGACCATACCGCGCTGATCGGCAACGGACGCCGGCGAACCTACAAGGAGTTGTCCGACTGGACGAACCGGCTCGCCCATGCGCTCGTCGAGAACTACGGCGTGAAGCCCGGGCACCGCGTGCTGATCCGCTCGGCGAACAATCCGGCCATGGTCGCCTGCTGGCTGGCCGCCACCAAGGCCGGCGCCGTCATCGTCAACACCATGCCGATGCTCCGCGCCGGTGAACTCGCCAAGATCGTCGACAAGGCCGAAGTCAGCCTGGCGCTTTGCGACACGCGGCTGATGGAAGAGATGATCGTCTGCGCCAAGGACAGCCGCTACCTGAAGCAGGTCGTGAGCTTCGACGGGACCGCGAACCACGACGCGGAACTCGACCGCATCGCGCTCGACAAATCAGTGGTGTTCGAGGCAGTGCATACCGGTCGCGACGATGTGGCGCTGCTCGGCTTCACCTCGGGCACGACGGGGATCCCGAAGGCGACCATGCACTTCCATCGCGATCTCCTGGCGATCGCCGACGGCTATGCCCGAGAAGTGCTCGGCGTCACGCCTGACGACATCTTCGTCGGCTCGCCGCCGCTCGCCTTCACCTTCGGCCTCGGCGGCCTTGCGATCTTCCCCTTGCGCTTTGGAGCCGCGGCAACGCTGCTTGAGCATGCGACACCCGCGAACATGGTGGAAATCATCGAGAAATACAGAGCGACGATCTCCTTCACAGCGCCGACCGCATACCGGGCGATGATGAAGGCGATGGACAACGGCGCCGACCTCTCTTCACTTCGCGTTGCGATCTCGGCGGGCGAAACCCTTCCAGGGCCCGTCTTCGAGGAGTGGACGGCGAAAACCGGCAAGCCGATCCTCGACGGCATCGGGGCGACCGAGATGCTGCATATCTTCATTTCCAACCGCTTCGAGGACCGCAAACCCGCCTCGACCGGAAAGCCGGTCGGCGGCTACGAAGCGCGGATCGTCAATGACGACATGCAGGAAGTCCCCCGCGGCACGATCGGCAGGCTTGCGGTGCGCGGCCCGACCGGCTGCCGCTACATGGCCGACAGCCGCCAGCGCGACTATGTCCGCGACGGTTGGAACCTGACCGGCGACGCCTTCTACCAGGACGCGGACGACTTCTTCCATTTCGCCGCCCGTTCGGACGACATGATCATCACCGCCGGCTACAATATCGCCGGTCCCGAGGTCGAGGCCGCCCTGATTTCGCACCCGGAAGTCGCCGAATGCGCCGTCGTCGGTGCGCCCGATACGGAGCGCGGCCAGATTGTCGAAGCCTATGTCGTTCTGATATCTGGCGTGTCGGCGGACGACGCAACGATCAAGCGTCTGCAGGATCATGTGAAGGCGACGATCGCGCCTTACAAATATCCGCGATCGGTAAAGTTCCTGGACAACCTGCCGAAAACAGCCACAGGCAAGATCCAGCGGTTCCGATTGCGGTCGGAGAACTGA
- a CDS encoding alpha/beta hydrolase, with product MLEHRVSDWNDAYANGVNIARGDRWPEAWTGPSEAFRNALSASGLAKLEVAYGERPRNRMDLFFPDGPAEGLVVFVHGGFWLQLDKSFWSHLAAGAVANGYTVAMPSYTLCPDIRIAGIVEEVAVAVGEAAKLVDGPVMLTGHSAGGHLVSRMITATAPLSPDVQGRIRNVVSISGVHDLRPIMSTGMNEKLAIDEAEALSESPALLRPMKDARITCWVGGGERAEFLRQNDLLANIWTGLGATTATVVEPDRHHFNVIDGLSDARHPLTRTLLSA from the coding sequence ATGCTGGAACACCGTGTTTCCGATTGGAATGACGCCTATGCCAACGGCGTGAACATTGCGCGCGGCGATCGCTGGCCGGAGGCATGGACCGGGCCATCGGAAGCATTCCGCAATGCGCTTTCCGCGTCAGGGCTGGCGAAACTTGAAGTTGCCTATGGCGAGCGGCCCAGGAACCGCATGGACCTCTTCTTCCCGGATGGCCCGGCCGAAGGCCTCGTCGTCTTCGTGCATGGCGGCTTCTGGCTGCAACTCGACAAGAGCTTCTGGTCGCACCTTGCCGCAGGCGCCGTCGCCAATGGCTATACCGTTGCCATGCCGTCCTACACACTCTGCCCGGACATCCGCATCGCGGGGATCGTCGAGGAGGTGGCGGTCGCCGTCGGTGAGGCGGCGAAACTGGTCGATGGTCCGGTGATGCTGACCGGCCATTCGGCCGGCGGCCATCTCGTCAGCCGGATGATCACGGCGACCGCGCCGCTTTCGCCCGATGTCCAGGGGCGTATCCGCAACGTCGTCTCGATCTCAGGCGTGCATGATCTGCGTCCGATCATGTCGACCGGGATGAACGAGAAGCTCGCGATCGACGAGGCCGAGGCTCTTTCGGAGAGCCCGGCGCTGCTGCGGCCGATGAAAGATGCCCGCATCACCTGCTGGGTCGGTGGCGGCGAGCGCGCGGAGTTCCTGCGCCAGAACGATCTGCTCGCCAATATCTGGACCGGGCTGGGCGCGACCACGGCGACCGTCGTGGAGCCGGACCGGCACCACTTCAATGTCATCGACGGCCTTTCCGACGCCAGGCACCCGCTGACGCGAACCTTGCTTTCGGCGTGA
- a CDS encoding APC family permease codes for MTQNIKLDRTLGLWSVVLFGLAYMTPMIVFGTFGALASASQGTTAMAYFIAALAIFLTAVSYGIMAKVYPVAGSAYTYARKALNSGAGFLVGWAVLLDYFFLPMVIWLIGAAYLSSAFPTVPAWLWIVGFIVLTTAVNVIGIAFANRVNVVLMLVQLIVLVAFVALAARYVAAINGVGGLASIRPFFEANVPFSASVAGAAIAAYSFLGFDAVSTLTEETRDPTRTMPKAIMIIAVIGGILFTGSAYVTQLAHPGGVFTSVDSAATEIALMIGGDLFVTLFLATLVVAQFTSGLAAQASVGRLLFAMGRDGVLPVGVFGRLHEKWRTPVFNLVLVGIVGLLALTLDVTTSTSFINFGAFLAFTAVNVSVIALYLQGNAIVRPLGALLGLVVPAVGAVCDLFLLWNLDGHAKLLGIIWLAVGVCYLAYLTRFFQLAPPEVEFVE; via the coding sequence ATGACGCAAAACATTAAACTCGATCGAACCCTTGGCCTGTGGTCCGTGGTGCTGTTCGGGCTTGCCTATATGACGCCGATGATCGTGTTCGGCACGTTCGGGGCGCTCGCATCCGCAAGCCAGGGAACGACCGCGATGGCATACTTCATTGCCGCGCTCGCGATTTTCCTGACGGCCGTTAGCTACGGCATCATGGCAAAGGTCTATCCGGTCGCCGGATCCGCCTACACCTATGCCCGCAAGGCGCTGAATTCCGGCGCGGGCTTCCTCGTCGGCTGGGCCGTCCTGCTCGATTATTTCTTCTTGCCGATGGTCATATGGCTGATCGGCGCCGCCTATCTGAGTTCGGCTTTTCCGACCGTTCCGGCGTGGCTCTGGATCGTCGGCTTCATCGTGCTGACAACGGCCGTGAATGTCATCGGTATCGCCTTTGCCAACCGGGTGAATGTTGTACTGATGCTGGTACAGCTCATCGTGCTTGTGGCCTTCGTTGCGCTCGCGGCGCGCTATGTCGCGGCGATCAATGGTGTCGGCGGGCTTGCGTCGATACGACCATTCTTCGAGGCGAACGTGCCGTTCAGCGCATCCGTCGCCGGCGCGGCGATTGCGGCCTATTCTTTCCTGGGGTTCGATGCGGTTTCCACGCTGACGGAGGAGACCCGTGACCCGACCCGCACCATGCCGAAGGCGATCATGATCATCGCGGTCATCGGCGGGATTCTCTTTACGGGGTCGGCCTATGTCACGCAGCTTGCCCACCCCGGCGGCGTCTTCACGTCGGTCGACTCCGCCGCTACGGAAATCGCCCTGATGATCGGCGGTGATCTCTTCGTGACACTGTTCCTCGCCACTCTGGTCGTGGCCCAGTTCACCTCGGGGCTTGCGGCACAGGCGAGTGTCGGGCGGCTGCTTTTCGCCATGGGTCGCGACGGCGTGTTGCCGGTGGGGGTCTTCGGCAGGCTGCATGAGAAATGGCGCACGCCCGTGTTCAATCTCGTGCTCGTCGGCATCGTTGGTCTGCTTGCGCTCACGCTCGACGTGACGACCTCGACGTCCTTCATCAACTTCGGCGCTTTCCTCGCATTCACCGCAGTCAATGTCTCGGTGATCGCGCTCTATCTGCAGGGCAATGCGATCGTGCGGCCGCTTGGCGCCTTGCTGGGGCTTGTCGTGCCGGCCGTCGGCGCGGTCTGCGACCTGTTCCTGCTGTGGAACCTCGATGGCCACGCCAAGCTGCTGGGTATCATCTGGCTGGCGGTCGGCGTGTGTTATCTCGCCTATCTCACCCGGTTCTTCCAGCTTGCACCGCCGGAAGTCGAGTTCGTCGAGTGA
- a CDS encoding helix-turn-helix transcriptional regulator, translated as MAADSVLGLLFDRWGLDVAATSGGASAYIDAWNAGLAEAVSNLGEPGFPEALERSLRQLVSFEMMNGFAYSPGGKAFDLHNERIVGDRDTIVDHYLAGAYILDPFYDAVRNARRDGGVLVMRRLAPDRFTETEYFRRHYQATGIVDEIGFILALPHVDAVLSLSRIGDVPGFSRSDIARLESAAPVVRALAERHWRTRFDPPREEDGAAATISHPLLSKRELEIVTLILKGHSTYSIAATLGLSPNTVKVHRRQAYAKLTISSQAELFHLFLSRR; from the coding sequence ATGGCTGCGGACTCCGTGCTAGGTCTTCTGTTCGACAGGTGGGGATTGGACGTGGCAGCAACATCCGGCGGAGCGAGCGCCTATATCGATGCCTGGAACGCCGGGCTTGCCGAAGCGGTATCGAATCTCGGCGAACCCGGTTTCCCGGAGGCTCTGGAGCGGTCGCTTCGGCAGCTCGTCTCCTTCGAGATGATGAACGGCTTCGCCTATTCGCCGGGCGGCAAGGCCTTCGATCTCCATAACGAGCGCATCGTGGGCGACCGCGACACCATCGTCGATCACTACCTTGCCGGCGCCTACATCCTCGACCCGTTCTACGATGCCGTCCGTAACGCAAGACGCGATGGCGGCGTGCTGGTGATGCGGCGGTTGGCGCCGGACCGCTTCACCGAGACGGAGTACTTCCGCCGCCACTATCAGGCGACCGGCATTGTCGACGAGATCGGCTTCATTCTGGCGCTTCCGCATGTCGATGCGGTGCTGTCGCTTTCGCGTATCGGCGACGTGCCCGGTTTCTCCCGCAGCGACATCGCACGGCTGGAAAGTGCGGCGCCCGTCGTGCGGGCGCTCGCCGAACGGCACTGGCGCACGCGGTTCGACCCGCCGCGCGAGGAGGATGGTGCGGCAGCGACGATCAGCCATCCGTTGCTTTCGAAACGGGAACTGGAGATCGTGACCCTCATCCTCAAGGGCCACTCGACCTATTCTATCGCTGCGACGCTGGGCCTGTCGCCGAACACGGTCAAGGTGCATCGTCGCCAGGCCTATGCCAAGCTCACCATTTCCAGCCAGGCGGAGCTCTTCCATCTTTTCCTCAGCCGCCGCTGA
- a CDS encoding amidase has protein sequence MQTLSRAPAHPHPLDLSATEIAAGIRARHFSAEAVVVESLRRAKIVNAELNAFTLLREEAAIASARAADALTAAGGEAPALLGVPFAAKDLTPTRGDLTTLGSWTRGDWIPKETALCIARLEAAGAILIGKTTTPEFAHSSFTASPRWGVTRNPWNPERTSGGSSGGSAVAVATGVVPFAEGTDMGGSIRIPAALSGAVGLKPSLGRIPMTILPSVFDNISHFGPLARTVGDTIAFMAATAGPDDADISSLPLSFAPERAKAGFLVGRRFALSLDLGYYSVEASVQAVILAAVEQLRAAGATVDLVDIGWSRAVNDQWYDLWCVFMAAFFGDAIDDHRQRMDPIVVELIERGLGMKAADYKRVELLRTGMWRDLAAILARYDALLCPTCAVTAPFAEADDDDYVGDTPDGRFLGLDMTCPFNLLPQCPALSLPAGLAENGLPVGLQIVGHRYADEEVLSLGGAIERGLQASPLAVGRAARWRW, from the coding sequence ATGCAGACGCTTTCTCGCGCCCCGGCGCACCCGCATCCGCTCGATCTCTCCGCAACGGAGATTGCCGCCGGTATTCGCGCCCGCCATTTTTCGGCCGAAGCGGTCGTTGTCGAATCGCTGCGCCGCGCGAAAATCGTCAACGCGGAACTGAACGCTTTCACGCTGCTGCGCGAAGAGGCTGCAATCGCATCGGCACGGGCGGCCGACGCGTTGACCGCTGCCGGAGGCGAGGCGCCCGCCCTTCTGGGTGTTCCCTTCGCGGCCAAGGACCTGACGCCGACCAGGGGCGATCTCACCACCCTCGGCTCCTGGACGCGTGGGGACTGGATTCCCAAGGAGACCGCACTCTGCATCGCGCGGCTGGAAGCTGCCGGCGCGATCCTCATCGGCAAGACGACGACGCCGGAATTCGCCCATTCCAGTTTCACGGCGAGCCCGCGCTGGGGCGTGACCCGCAATCCCTGGAATCCCGAGCGCACGTCCGGCGGCTCGTCCGGTGGTTCGGCGGTCGCCGTCGCGACCGGGGTGGTCCCCTTCGCCGAAGGCACGGACATGGGTGGATCGATACGTATCCCTGCCGCGCTCTCGGGCGCCGTCGGCCTCAAGCCCAGCCTTGGCCGGATCCCAATGACGATCCTGCCCAGCGTCTTCGACAACATCTCCCATTTCGGCCCGCTGGCGCGCACCGTCGGCGACACGATCGCCTTCATGGCCGCGACGGCGGGGCCGGACGATGCGGATATCTCGTCTTTGCCGCTCTCCTTTGCGCCTGAGCGGGCAAAGGCAGGCTTCCTTGTGGGCCGCCGCTTCGCCCTTTCGCTGGATCTTGGCTACTACAGCGTCGAAGCCTCCGTGCAGGCCGTGATCCTTGCCGCGGTCGAGCAGCTTCGCGCGGCGGGCGCCACAGTGGACCTCGTGGACATCGGCTGGTCCAGAGCCGTCAACGACCAATGGTACGATCTCTGGTGCGTGTTCATGGCCGCGTTCTTTGGCGATGCGATCGACGATCATCGTCAGCGCATGGACCCGATCGTGGTCGAACTGATCGAGCGTGGACTTGGCATGAAGGCCGCCGACTACAAGCGGGTGGAGCTGCTGCGAACCGGGATGTGGCGTGATCTCGCCGCCATCCTTGCCCGCTATGATGCGCTGCTTTGTCCGACATGTGCAGTCACCGCGCCCTTCGCCGAGGCTGACGACGACGACTACGTCGGCGATACGCCGGACGGGCGTTTTCTCGGGCTGGACATGACCTGCCCGTTCAATCTCTTGCCGCAGTGCCCCGCTCTCTCGCTACCTGCCGGCCTTGCCGAAAACGGTCTGCCGGTCGGCCTGCAGATCGTCGGCCACCGTTATGCCGACGAAGAGGTTCTGTCGCTCGGCGGCGCCATCGAGCGCGGGCTGCAAGCTTCGCCTCTGGCCGTCGGGCGCGCGGCGCGGTGGCGCTGGTAG